One part of the Rutidosis leptorrhynchoides isolate AG116_Rl617_1_P2 chromosome 1, CSIRO_AGI_Rlap_v1, whole genome shotgun sequence genome encodes these proteins:
- the LOC139842026 gene encoding E3 ubiquitin-protein ligase PRT6-like yields the protein MNDMEIDSSSSSSSEPNLHYLSPKDRILKRLVLINVPEEYLEHLQLGIITYIKEHKSRLQHVVNAILPTDTEMEAAMKPQANPTIEDILHESMVWLQWLMFEGDPSHVLQRLAFMNIGQRGVCGSVWGNNDIAYRCRTCEHDPTCAICVPCFQNGNHKDHDYSIIYTGGGCCDCGDVTAWKRTGFCSKHKGAEQIQPLQEDVAKILGPVLDCLLVWWNKKLIYAESMHQIEPSTDDTAAQPKKVADVVPSTVVGLLLEFGKCSESLLSFVSGRLCMIDDLLEFLVMAEMFLVPEVRKLQELLLKWLSDPFFKYEFAKAFLNYYPMVINEAVKECKDSVFRKYSLLPTFSVQIFTVPTLTPRLVKEMDLLAILLQCLCSIISCCSQDNRLLVSKWGNLYETTHRVVEDIRFVMSHSTIPKYMTSERRDISRKWMKLLAFVQGMSPQKRETNIHIEEENENMHLPFVFGHSIANIHALLVAGAFSTEDESSSSMNKQDFDEQDGVRHAKVGRLSQESSVSGVNARGISSNNADSDAVLASISWLMFECLKAIGGWLKVDNTSGALFSPFNSRSTNASGSNFFHLKRKLSKFRKGKAISASFGAHQRLNGSNDIISAGSGDHPLEGEDHANELEVLKLADWPKFEYDVSSQEISVHIPLHRLLSLVLQKALKRFYGDSSTKYGDFFGQLLAGCHPHGFSAFVMEHPLRIRVFCSQVHAGMWRKNGDAAILSYEWYRSVRWSEQGLELDLFLLQCCAALAPPDLYIARIIERFGLSTYLSLNLERDDEYEAVLVQEMLNLIIQIVKERRFCGLTKAQCLQRELVYKLSTGNATHSQLVKSLPRDLSKVDQFHQILDTVAEYSYPSGIKQGMYKLRLEYWKELDLYHPRWNSRDLQVAEERYLRFCQVSALTNQLPKWTKIYPPLNGLAKLATCKTVLQLIRAVLFYALFTDKLMTSRAPDGVLITALHLLSLALDICQVQIESGDTDNDNSIPLLAFAGEEVSAGLYNGYDNQSLLSLLVSLMRINQKENVYDSVENGGFDLSFLIKGLLQKFAKLDSGCLEKLLTLSPEVVNQLSGSKPTSDNNTDNNTSISDSDKRKAKARERQAAIMEKMKAQQSKFMESINSTIDTGLVDLNDVEENISDVANDLDEPEHVVCSLCHDASSKSPVSFLILLQKSKVVSLLDKGPPSWNKQVNRSGKEQVSTSEGTSNIESSSSSETITSSSDLMELVQNAINEFASTGQPNEVDAFLEFIKIRFPSLKHIHVPQTLHDNNQPTISLGDVIAFEENMYTQILDIMESDMLQPDVLTKADDFTAAGSSSHLSVNSNEPLLLGKYIASLSDEILNTPSPSETGGSRSKAQTSSVNSQLPYDGFGPSDCNGIYVSSCGHAVHQVCLDRYLRSLKERYTRRLDFEGGHIVDPDQGEFLCPVCRGLANSVLPDIPKEGMKGSGLSKSPSSFSSDTIDVFLLRQSLSLLHAAADVSRSELLKSFPVQRKGGIGTNLESAVRLLREMYFPENDKVSGSNRLRDSTIMWDTLKYSLISTEIAARSEKTSSATNFCTSALYEELRSSSGFILSLLLKIVNSIRSDIYLFIYFCLRTGYYDEARDVAFRSRVSHQFASQLAEWITNGGMVSGETASIAAGECEKMLRMGDRAGRGTFDKKKLLLYALISGSRRQIDRLLREQPTLFNTIEDFLWFKLCAVRDSNDRPNSVDLNEGLTPYNLDDLQAYLNKFEPSYYTKYGKDPLVYPYVLLLSIQLVPAVLYLSKDIGDDGYNIDAAHIAIVLADHGVLSNVGGTGHKLGVMDAFAEPASIIRQYGLLYLRHNNLSMALEYYAQAAITVGGGQVSWSGRGNVDQQRQRTLMMQQLLMEILLREGGIILLLGPRGAGEEGELGRFMNDRKERHQFLLEAARQCQEAGLNDKSIEIHKRIGAYSAALNTINMSLSEAICSLSRGRLDGESRTSGLVHSGNELLETFKYHQNVSLQEREHVLEQETLLRQLETILSIHKLARQDHYLDALRELAKLPFLPFDPRAPDTATDMFQNLSPYVQACVPDLLKVSLQCIDNVRDSDGSLRALKTKIANFLANNLNRNWPRDLYERVARTL from the exons aGGCTTGTCTTGATAAACGTGCCTGAAGAGTACCTGGAGCATCTGCAGTTGGggataatcacatatatcaaagagCACAAGTCACGACTACAACATGTAGTCAATGCAATTTTGCCAACTGATACTGAAATGGAGGCTGCCATGAAACCACAAGCAAACCCTACCATTGAAGATATACTACACGAAAGCATGGTTTGGTTGCAGTGGTTAATGTTCGAAGGTGATCCTAGTCACGTGCTACAACGACTGGCGTTCATGAATATTGGGCAACGTGGTGTTTGTGGGTCTGTATGGGGCAACAATGATATAGCTTACCGATGTCGAACATGTGAACATGATCCCACTTGTGCGATTTGTGTTCcatgttttcaaaacggtaaccATAAAGATCATGATTATTCTATTATATACACCGGTGGTGGATGCTGTGATTGTGGGGACGTGACAGCATGGAAACGTACTGGATTTTGTTCTAAACATAAAGGAGCCGAAC AAATACAACCACTTCAAGAAGATGTCGCAAAGATCTTAGGTCCCGTTTTGGATTGCCTTCTTGTTTGGTGGAATAAAAAATTAATATATGCAGAGAGTATGCATCAAATTGAGCCTTCAACTGATGATACTGCTGCACAACCTAAAAAGGTTGCTGACGTGGTACCATCAACGGTGGTGGGATTACTTTTGGAATTTGGTAAATGCAGTGAAAGTTTGCTCAGTTTTGTTTCGGGAAGATTATGCATGATAGACGATCTATTGGAATTTCTTGTAATGGCAGAGATGTTTTTGGTTCCTGAAGTTCGGAAGCTTCAGGAGTTGCTTTTGAAATGGCTAAGTGACCCTTTCTTTAAGTATGAGTTTGCAaaggcttttttaaattattatccaATGGTTATAAATGAAGCTGTAAAAGAGTGTAAGGATTCTGTTTTTAGAAAGTATTCACTACTGCCGACGTTTTCAGTACAAATTTTTACCGTCCCTACTCTGACACCCCGTCTCGTTAAGGAAATGGATCTATTGGCCATACTGTTGCAATGTTTATGCAGTATAATCAGTTGTTGTTCCCAAGATAATCGACTACTG GTTTCAAAATGGGGAAACTTGTACGAAACTACTCATCGTGTGGTAGAAGATATCCGATTTGTCATGAGCCATTCGACAATACCAAAATACATGACTAGTGAACGACGTGACATTTCAAGAAAATGGATGAAACTGTTGGCCTTTGTGCAGGGAATGAGCCCGCAAAAGCGAGAAACGAATATTCATATAGAAGAAGAAAACGAGAACATGCATCTGCCTTTTGTTTTTGGTCACTCTATTGCAAATATTCATGCTTTATTAGTGGCTGGAGCATTTTCAACAGAAGATGAATCATCTTCCTCTATGAATAAGCAGGATTTCGATGAACAAGATGGTGTAAGACATGCAAAAGTGGGCAGACTTTCACAAGAAAGCTCTGTGTCTGGTGTTAATGCGCGGGGTATTTCATCGAATAATGCTGATAGTGATGCAGTCCTGGCTTCAATTTCGTGGTTAATGTTCGAGTGTTTAAAAGCTATTGGAGGTTGGTTGAAAGTCGACAATACATCAGGAGCTCTTTTCAGTCCCTTTAATTCAAGATCAACCAATGCTTCTGGTAGTAATTTCTTTCATTTAAAGAGAAAACTTTCTAAGTTTAGAAAGGGAAAAGCTATTTCTGCAAGTTTCGGTGCTCATCAACGTTTGAACGGGTCAAATGACATCATTTCTGCAGGTTCTGGCGATCATCCACTGGAAGGAGAAGATCACGCAAACGAATTAGAGGTTCTGAAGTTGGCAGATTggccaaaatttgaatatgatgtcAGTTCACAGGAGATATCGGTACACATTCCATTGCATCGTTTACTCTCATTGGTTTTACAAAAAGCATTGAAAAGGTTTTATGGTGATTCATCAACCAAATATGGTGATTTTTTTGGCCAATTGTTAGCTGGTTGCCATCCACATGGATTCTCTGCTTTTGTTATGGAACATCCTCTGCGTATTAGGGTTTTTTGTAGTCAAGTTCATGCTGGTATGTGGCGGAAAAACGGTGATGCTGCTATACTATCTTATGAGTGGTATCGTTCGGTTCGCTG GTCTGAGCAGGGTTTGGAGCTCGATTTATTTCTTCTACAGTGTTGTGCTGCCTTAGCTCCACCAGATCTTTATATTGCTAGAATCATAGAACGTTTTGGTCTATCAACGTACCTTTCCCTGAATCTGGAAAGAGATGATGA GTATGAAGCGGTTTTAGTGCAAGAAATGTTAAATCTAATCATACAGATAGTTAAAGAAAGGCGATTTTGTGGATTAACTAAAGCTCAATGTCTGCAGCGTGAGTTAGTTTATAAGTTATCAACTGGAAACGCTACTCATAGTCAATTAGTTAAGTCCCTGCCTCGTGACCTTTCCAAAGTTGACCAATTCCATCAGATTTTGGATACTGTAGCTGAGTACTCTTATCCATCCGGGATTAAACAG GGTATGTACAAATTACGTTTGGAATACTGGAAAGAATTAGATTTGTATCATCCTCGCTGGAACTCACGGGATTTGCAAGTTGCAGAAGAAAGATACTTGCGTTTTTGTCAAGTGTCTGCATTGACCAATCAGCTTCCGAAATGGACTAAAATTTATCCCCCACTTAACGGGTTAGCTAAATTGGCCACGTGTAAAACAGTTCTACAACTCATCCGAGCTGTACTATTTTACGCACTTTTTACCGATAAGCTGATGACATCACGTGCTCCCGATGGTGTTCTTATAACAGCATTGCACTTGTTATCACTAGCATTGGACATTTGTCAAGTGCAGATCGAATCTGgtgatactgataatgataattctaTCCCTCTTTTAGCCTTTGCCGGTGAAGAAGTGTCCGCTGGGTTATACAATGGATACGACAATCAAAGCTTATTATCTCTTCTTGTTTCGTTGATGAGGATAAATCAAAAAGAAAACGTTTACGATTCTGTGGAAAACGGCGGGTTTGACCTCTCGTTTTTGATCAAGGGTCTTCTTCAGAAATTTGCAAAATTGGACTCTGGATGCCTTGAAAAACTGCTAACACTATCACCTGAAGTTGTTAATCAGCTATCTGGTTCTAAGCcgactagtgataataatactgataacaatacttCCATTTCTGATAGTGATAAACGAAAGGCTAAAGCACGTGAGAGACAAGCTGCAATAATG GAAAAAATGAAAGCACAGCAATCCAAATTCATGGAGAGCATAAACTCAACAATAGACACTGGCTTAGTTGATTTAAATGATGTTGAAGAAAATATATCCGACGTTGCAAATGATTTAGATGAACCTGAGCATGTAGTCTGCTCTCTTTGTCATGATGCCAGTTCAAAGTCTCCAGTGTCTTTTTTAATTCTTCTTCAG AAATCCAAGGTTGTGAGTTTACTTGATAAAGGTCCACCGTCATGGAATAAACAAGTTAATAGATCTGGGAAGGAGCAAGTCTCTACTAGTGAGGGCACATCGAATATCGAATCGTCAAGCAGTTCAGAAACAATAACATCATCATCTGACTTAATGGAGTTAGTTCAAAATGCGATTAATGAATTCGCTTCCACCGGTCAACCAAACGAGGTTGATGCGTTCCTGGAATTCATCAAAATCCGCTTCCCATCTCTGAAACATATACATGTTCCTCAAACTTTACATGACAATAATCAACCAACCATATCTTTGGGTGATGTTATTGCATTTGAAGAAAATATGTACACACAGATTCTGGACATTATGGAAAGTGATATGCTGCAGCCAGATGTTTTAACGAAGGCAGATGATTTTACTGCTGCTGGATCTAGTTCACATCTGAGTGTTAATTCAAATGAACCCCTTTTGCTCGGAAAGTACATCGCCTCACTATCTGATGAAATTTTGAATACCCCGTCGCCCTCGGAAACTGGTGGGTCCCGCAGTAAGGCACAGACTAGCTCAGTGAATTCACAGCTTCCATATGATGGGTTTGGACCTTCTGATTGCAATGGGATTTACGTTTCATCATGTGGGCATGCTGTGCATCAGGTCTGCCTTGATCGTTATCTGCGGTCACTGAAGGAAAG ATACACAAGAAGACTTGATTTTGAAGGAGGACATATCGTGGATCCAGACCAG GGGGAGTTTTTGTGCCCTGTTTGTCGTGGACTTGCAAATTCTGTTTTACCTGATATACCTAAAGAAGGAATGAAGGGCAGTGGGTTATCGAAAAGTCCCAGTTCGTTTTCTTCAGATACCATTGACGTTTTTCTCCTTAGACAGTCACTCTCTCTTTTGCACGCTGCGGCTGATGTTTCTAGGAGTGAGCTGCTCAAATCTTTCCCGGTGCAGCGGAAGGGAGGAATAGGCACAAATCTTGAATCCGCGGTTCGTTTACTACGTGAAATGTATTTCCCAGAAAATGATAAAGTTTCGGGATCAAATCGGTTACGTGACTCAACGATTATGTGGGATACACTTAAGTATTCCCTTATATCTACAGAAATTGCTGCTCGATCTGAAAAAACTTCTTCAGCTACCAATTTTTGCACTAGTGCTTTGTATGAAGAATTAAGGTCTTCCAGTGGGTTTATTTTGTCATTATTGCTAAAAATTGTCAACAGTATCAGATcagatatatatttattt ATATATTTCTGTTTAAGAACTGGGTATTACGATGAAGCAAGGGATGTTGCTTTCCGATCTCGTGTTTCTCACCAGTTTGCATCACAG CTGGCTGAATGGATCACCAATGGAGGTATGGTATCAGGGGAGACTGCTTCTATTGCAGCAGGCGAATGTGAAAAAATGTTAAGAATGGGTGATCGAGCAGGCAGGGGTACATTTGACAAGAAAAAGTTACTGCTATATGCACTCATATCCGGGTCCCGCAGGCAGATCGATCGATTACTTAGGGAACAACCTACACTCTTTAACACCATAGAGGATTTCTTGTGGTTCAAGCTATGCGCTGTTCGAGACTCTAATGACAGACCAAATTCTGTTGATTTAAACGAAGGATTAACACCCTACAATTTGGATGACTTGCAGGCTTACTTAAACAAATTTGAACCTTCTTATTATACAAAATATGGGAAAGACCCGTTAGTATATCCTTATGTGCTGCTGTTGAGCATACAGTTGGTGCCAGCTGTCTTATATCTGTCTAAGGATATTGGAGATGATGGATACAACATAGATGCTGCACATATAGCGATTGTGCTGGCAGACCATGGTGTTTTATCCAATGTCGGTGGGACAGGTCACAAGTTAGGGGTAATGGATGCCTTTGCTGAGCCAGCTAGTATTATAAGACAGTACGGTTTACTGTACTTGCGGCACAATAATCTTTCGATGGCATTGGAATATTATGCCCAAGCTGCCATCACAGTGGGCGGTGGACAGGTGTCTTGGTCCGGGAGAGGGAATGTAGATCAGCAACGGCAGCGGACGTTGATGATGCAGCAGCTTCTTATGGAGATATTATTGCGTGAAGGTGGAATAATTCTGTTACTTGGGCCAAGAGGGGCTGGAGAAGAAGGTGAGTTGGGGCGGTTTATGAATGATCGAAAAGAAAGGCACCAGTTTCTGCTTGAAGCTGCTCGTCAGTGTCAGGAAGCAGGGCTAAACGACAAA TCTATAGAAATACATAAGAGAATTGGGGCATATTCAGCTGCGCTGAATACCATAAACATGAGTCTATCTGAAGCTATATGTTCTTTATCACGTGGTAGACTGGATGGTGAGAGTCGGACATCCGGGCTTGTTCATTCTGGAAATGAGTTGCTGGAGACGTTTAAATACCATCAGAATGTCAG TCTTCAAGAGAGAGaacatgtgttagaacaagaaacCTTGTTAAGACAGCTTGAGACAATTTTGTCCATCCATAAATTGGCCAGGCAAGACCATTATTTAGATGCTCTAAGGGAGTTGGCCAAGCTTCCCTTTCTTCCTTTCGATCCCCGAGCCCCTGATACGGCGACGGACATGTTCCAAAACTTGTCCCCCTACGTCCAAGCTTGTGTTCCAGACCTTCTTAAAGTCTCTCTTCAGTGTATAGACAATGTCAGAGATTCAGATGGGTCTCTCCGTGCATTGAAAACCAAG ATTGCTAATTTCCTTGCGAACAATTTGAATCGCAATTGGCCACGTGACTTGTATGAGAGAGTAGCTCGAACCTTGTGA